One segment of Vicia villosa cultivar HV-30 ecotype Madison, WI unplaced genomic scaffold, Vvil1.0 ctg.001041F_1_1, whole genome shotgun sequence DNA contains the following:
- the LOC131632843 gene encoding uncharacterized protein LOC131632843 has product MAPNRTQLQNLSQKANESFKEYAQKWRELAARVQPPMLEREMMDLFTNTLEGQYYSACSASSSFAELVMIGERIESGIKAGRIQNPSAASSSSGVVGKKPYNGFAKKREGETSAAYYGKGKSQAHQQVAAVTIPNVPFQQHQQRGYTPRQYQPKAPERTFDPIPMTYAQVLPYLLDLKLVQLRTLATPAKLPPIWDANARCEFHSGAPGHNIENCKALKYQVQNLLDSKAIEFTPTPGPNVVQNPMPPHGSHAANALDCVEDTRLVKDVTELGSLLPLLKVELLRMGLCAGCGELCNDCMATSSVCDKVKNGIQQLIDSGYLQFERIRRPEVFENEINVASIPYTPAKIPIPARAPPLVITSPGPVPYTSEKAIPWNYGGEVFYQGAKYEIKAPVEKEDVDNVVGIGRMTRSGRIFNPPQSTRDDNTEAQAQAKGKGVTEDTIDQGQSSNSEDTMAKEMEEFLKIIKKSEYKVVDQLSQTQSKISILQLLLCSETHRNALLRLLGTAFVPPEISVNQLEGVVSNINAGNGLGFTDADLPSEGRKHNRALHISVECKGTILSRVLVDNGSSLNVLPKSSLMRLDYSGVEIRPSELTVRAFDGSKRSVFGEVDLPVMIGPQLFTITFFVMDIHPAYSCLLGRPWIHAAGAVTSTLHQKLKFATQGKIVTICGEEEHVVSHLASFKYIDVEGEVHETPCQAFEAVQTIKIPYVEKKKLEAPMSSLKEAKAVVESGHPEGWGRVLDLPIKQDKCGIGYQLGQSSSDGSFKKPGTFVPIKFSSAGIVKDHICATDDDMDRKLLGFIVSERGIEVDPAKVKAIQEMPEPRTEKQVRGFLGRLNYIARFISHLTATCEPIFKLLRKNQAIKWDDNCQKAFDKVKEYLQEPPILMPPVEVKWDNEAPSIVIKRLDEPAFCGVIDNVPDEKPWFYDIKKFLETQEYPEGASLTDRKTLKRLSAKFFIAGDVKLSEADWVQTRFDQLNLIDEKRLAAICHGQAYQKKMKRAFDKKIRPRHFQVGDLVLKKILPIHNDPRGKWTPNYEGPYVVKKVFSGGAMILSTMDGEDFPLPVNADAVKKYFA; this is encoded by the exons atggcacccaatcgcaCTCAATTGCAGAATCTATCTCAGAAAGCTAATGAGTCCTTCAAAGAATACGCGCAAAAATGGCGCGAGTTGGCAGCCAGAGTTCAACCACCTATGTTGGAGAGAGAAATGATGGACCTGTTCACCAATACTTTGGAAGGTCAATACTATTCTGCTTGTTCTGCATCCTCGAGTTTCGCCGAGTTAGTCATGATCGGTGAGAGAATTGAAAGTGGAATCAAGGCTGGTAGAATTCAGAATCCGAGTGCTGCTAGTTCCTCCTCTGGGGTTGTGGGAAAGAAACCTTATAACGGGTTTGCCAAGAAAAGAGAGGGTGAGACGAGCGCTGCTTATTATGGTAAAGGCAAAAGCCAGGCTCATCAACAAGTGGCCGCCGTGACTATACCGAATGTTCCATTTCAGCAACATCAACAACGAGGGTATACTCCGCGCCAGTATCAACCAAAGGCACCTGAGAGAACTTTTGACCCAATCCCGatgacatatgcacaagtattgcCATACCTCCTCGACTTGAAGTTGGTACAATTGAGAACTCTagcaactcctgctaagttgccTCCTATCTGGGATGCTAATGCAaggtgtgaattccactctggagcaCCCGGGCATAACATTGAAAACTGTAAAGCATTGAAGTATCAGGTTCAAAATCTTCTCGACTCCAAGGCCATTGAGTTCACTCCTACTCCAGGGCCTAATGTTGTTCAAAATCCCATGCCCCCTCATGGGTCTCATGCTGCAAACGCCCTCGATTGTGTTGAAGATACTCGTTTGGTTAAGGACGTGACTGAGTTAGGCTCTCTGTTGCCTTTACTGAAAGTAGAATTATTGAGAATGGGTCTATGTGCTGGTTGTGGAGAATTGTGTAATGATTGCATGGCCACTTCCTCAGTTTGTGACAAAGTGAAGAATGGTATTCAACAGTTGATAGATAGTGGGTATCTACAGTTTGAGCGCATACGACGGCCCGAGGTATTTGAGAATGAAATTAATGTGGCATCCATTCCCTACACTCCTGCTAAAATCCCAATTCCTGCTAGAGCACCTCCTTTGGTTATTACATCACCTGGTCCCGTTCCGTATACTAGTGAGAAAGCAATCCCATGGAATTATGGCGGAGAAGTTTTCTACCAAGGGGCCAAGTATGAGATTAAAGCACCggttgagaaagaagatgttgataatgttgttggcATTGGAAGAATGACAAGAAGTGGTCGTATTTTCAACCCTCCCCAGAGTACTCGCGATGACAATACAGAAGCTCAAGCTCAAGCAAAAGGGAAAGGAGTGACAGAAGATACTATAGACCAGGGGCAAAGTTCTAATTCTGAAGATACTATGGccaaagagatggaagagttcctaaAGATCATCAAGAAGAGTGAGTATAAAGTGGTTGACCAGCTGAGCCAAACTCAATCTAAGATCTCGATCTTACAGTTGCTCTTATGCTCCGAGACGCATCGAAATGCTTTATTGAGACTCCTAGGCACTGCCTTTGTCCCTCCTGAGATCTCAGTAAATCAGCTTGAAGGGGTTGTGTCTAATATCAATGCTGGAAACGGATTGGGATTCACTGATGCAGATTTGCCTTCTGAAGGTAGAAAACATAATAGAGCTTTGCACATATCTGTGGAGTGCAAGGGGACTATATTATCTCGTGTTCTTGTTGATAATGGATCTTCTTTGAATGTGTTACCAAAGTCGTCTTTAATGAGGCTAGACTATTCTGGTGTTGAGATAAGGCCGAGCGAATTAACTGTGAGAGCCTTTGATGGCTCAAAGAGGTCGGTGTTTGGGGAGGTTGATTTACCAGTGATGATAGGTCCTCAACTCTTCACTATTACTTTCTTTGTGATGGATATCCACCCGGCCTACAGTTGTCTCCTGGGGCGtccatggatccatgctgctggggccgtgACTTCCACATTGCATCAGAAACTCAAATTCGCCACTCAAGGGAAGATAGTCACAATATGTGGGGAGGAAGAGCATGTGGTAAGCCATCTTGCGTCTTTCAAATATATTGATGTGGAAGGGGAGGTCCACGAAACACCTTGTCAAGCGTTTGAGGCTGTCCAGACTATCAAGATCCCttatgttgaaaagaagaagttgGAGGCTCCTATGTCTTCACTAAAGGAAGCCAAAGCTGTGGTTGAATCTGGTCATCCTGAAGGATGGGGCCGAGTCTTGGATCTACCAATCAAGCAGGATAAGTGTGGGATTGGATATCAGTTGGGGCAGAGTTCTTCTGATGGGTCCTTCAAGAAGCCCGGAACCTTCGTTCCGATCAAGTTCTCTAGTGCTGGCATCGTCAAGGATCATATTTGCGCTACTGATGATGATATGgata GAAAGTTGCTTGGTTTCATCGTAAGTGAAAGGGGTATCGAGGTCGATCCCGccaaggtaaaagctatacaagagatgcctgagccgagaactgaGAAACAGGTTCGTGGATTCTTGGGAAGGTTAAATTATATtgcaaggttcatctcacacctTACCGCCACGTGTGAACCTATCTTCAAGCTATTGAGAAAGAATCAGGCAATAAAGTGGGATGACAATTGTCAAAAGGCATTTGACAAGGTTAAAGAATATTTGCAAGAGCCTCCAATCCTCATGCCTCCAGTGGAAG tcaaatggGACAATGAAGCGCCGTCAATTGTGATCAAAAGGTTGGATGAACCTGCATTCTGTGGCGTCATTGATAATGTGCCTGATGAGAAACCGtggttttatgacattaagaAATTTTTGGAAACCCAAGAGTATCCCGAGGGTGCTTCCCTTACAGATAGGAAAACTTTGAAGAGACTGTCTGCCAAGTTCTTCATTGCTGGAG ATGTGAAGCTCAGTGAAGCCGATTGGGTTCAGACCAGATTTGATCaattgaacctcattgatgaaaagaggctAGCGGCCATATGCCATGGGCAagcctatcaaaagaagatgaagagagcctTCGACAAGAAGATTCGACCTCGACACTTTCAGGTTGGTGACCTTGTGCTCAAGAAGATCCTTCCTATTCACAACGATCCTAGGGGAAAGTGGACTCCGAATTACGAAGGGCCTTATGTTGTAAAGAAAGTCTTCTCAGGTGGCGCCATGATCCTctcaactatggatggcgaggacttTCCACTTCCCGTGAACGCcgacgcagttaaaaaatacttcgcataa